The following are encoded together in the Lactuca sativa cultivar Salinas chromosome 1, Lsat_Salinas_v11, whole genome shotgun sequence genome:
- the LOC111912627 gene encoding shaggy-related protein kinase eta isoform X1: MADDKEMSAQVVDGNGAETGHIISTTIGGKNGEPKQTVSYMAERVVGAGSFGIVFQAKCLETGETVAIKKVLQDKRYKNRELQLMRTMDHPNVVSLKHCFYSTTSKDELFLNLVMEYVPETIFRVLKHHSDARQRMPLIYVKLYTYQIFRGLAYMHMVAGACHRDLKPQNVLVDPLTHQVKICDFGSAKMLVRGEANISYICSRFYRAPELIFGATEYTTSIDIWSAGCILAELLLGQPLFPGENAVDQLVEIIKVLGTPTREELRCMNPNYTDFRFPQVKAHPWHKVFHKRMPPEAIDLASRLLQYSPSLRCNALEAIAHPFFDEIRQPNARLPNGRQLPPLFNFKQELSAASPELVNRLIPDHVKRQIGLQIIPPVTVGVRT; encoded by the exons ATGGCTGATGATAAG GAAATGTCGGCACAGGTTGTTGATGGAAATGGAGCTGAAACTGGTCACATCATATCCACCACAATTGGAGGCAAGAATGGAGAACCAAAACAG ACTGTGAGTTACATGGCAGAGCGTGTGGTAGGGGCTGGATCTTTTGGAATTGTTTTCCAG GCAAAATGTCTAGAAACGGGGGAAACTGTGGCTATAAAAAAGGTTTTACAAGACAAAAGATACAAGAATCGTGAGTTGCAGTTGATGAGAACAATGGATCATCCAAATGTGGTTTCTTTGAAGCATTGTTTCTATTCAACTACAAGCAAAGATGAGCTTTTTCTCAATCTGGTTATGGAATATGTCCCAGAGACAATTTTTCGGGTTTTAAAGCATCACAGTGATGCTCGTCAAAGGATGCCTCTCATTTATGTCAAACTATACACATATCAA ATATTTAGGGGGCTAGCATACATGCATATGGTTGCTGGAGCATGCCACAGGGACTTGAAGCCTCAGAATGtcctg GTTGATCCTCTTACTCACCAAGTCAAGATCTGCGACTTTGGAAGCGCAAAAATGCTA GTGAGGGGAGAAGCAAATATATCATATATTTGTTCTCGTTTTTATCGGGCCCCAGAACTTATCTTTGGTGCTACTGAGTATACAACTTCGATTGATATATGGTCGGCTGGTTGCATTCTTGCTGAGCTTCTTTTGGGGCAG CCACTATTTCCCGGAGAAAATGCAGTGGATCAGCTTGTGGAGATTATTAAG GTTCTGGGCACGCCAACGCGAGAAGAACTTCGATGTATGAATCCCAACTACACTGATTTTAGGTTTCCTCAAGTAAAGGCACACCCTTGGCACAAG gTATTTCATAAGCGGATGCCTCCGGAAGCCATTGATCTTGCTTCAAGGCTCCTTCAGTACTCTCCAAGTCTTCGTTGCAATGCT CTTGAAGCAATAGCACATCCTTTCTTTGATGAGATTCGGCAACCTAATGCTCGCCTACCAAATGGTCGACAATTACCACCTCTATTCAACTTCAAACAAGAG CTATCTGCAGCATCTCCCGAGTTAGTGAACAGGCTAATTCCTGATCATGTCAAGAGGCAAATCGGTCTACAAATTATACCACCTGTCACTGTCGGTGTCAGAACATAA
- the LOC111912627 gene encoding shaggy-related protein kinase eta isoform X2 — translation MSAQVVDGNGAETGHIISTTIGGKNGEPKQTVSYMAERVVGAGSFGIVFQAKCLETGETVAIKKVLQDKRYKNRELQLMRTMDHPNVVSLKHCFYSTTSKDELFLNLVMEYVPETIFRVLKHHSDARQRMPLIYVKLYTYQIFRGLAYMHMVAGACHRDLKPQNVLVDPLTHQVKICDFGSAKMLVRGEANISYICSRFYRAPELIFGATEYTTSIDIWSAGCILAELLLGQPLFPGENAVDQLVEIIKVLGTPTREELRCMNPNYTDFRFPQVKAHPWHKVFHKRMPPEAIDLASRLLQYSPSLRCNALEAIAHPFFDEIRQPNARLPNGRQLPPLFNFKQELSAASPELVNRLIPDHVKRQIGLQIIPPVTVGVRT, via the exons ATGTCGGCACAGGTTGTTGATGGAAATGGAGCTGAAACTGGTCACATCATATCCACCACAATTGGAGGCAAGAATGGAGAACCAAAACAG ACTGTGAGTTACATGGCAGAGCGTGTGGTAGGGGCTGGATCTTTTGGAATTGTTTTCCAG GCAAAATGTCTAGAAACGGGGGAAACTGTGGCTATAAAAAAGGTTTTACAAGACAAAAGATACAAGAATCGTGAGTTGCAGTTGATGAGAACAATGGATCATCCAAATGTGGTTTCTTTGAAGCATTGTTTCTATTCAACTACAAGCAAAGATGAGCTTTTTCTCAATCTGGTTATGGAATATGTCCCAGAGACAATTTTTCGGGTTTTAAAGCATCACAGTGATGCTCGTCAAAGGATGCCTCTCATTTATGTCAAACTATACACATATCAA ATATTTAGGGGGCTAGCATACATGCATATGGTTGCTGGAGCATGCCACAGGGACTTGAAGCCTCAGAATGtcctg GTTGATCCTCTTACTCACCAAGTCAAGATCTGCGACTTTGGAAGCGCAAAAATGCTA GTGAGGGGAGAAGCAAATATATCATATATTTGTTCTCGTTTTTATCGGGCCCCAGAACTTATCTTTGGTGCTACTGAGTATACAACTTCGATTGATATATGGTCGGCTGGTTGCATTCTTGCTGAGCTTCTTTTGGGGCAG CCACTATTTCCCGGAGAAAATGCAGTGGATCAGCTTGTGGAGATTATTAAG GTTCTGGGCACGCCAACGCGAGAAGAACTTCGATGTATGAATCCCAACTACACTGATTTTAGGTTTCCTCAAGTAAAGGCACACCCTTGGCACAAG gTATTTCATAAGCGGATGCCTCCGGAAGCCATTGATCTTGCTTCAAGGCTCCTTCAGTACTCTCCAAGTCTTCGTTGCAATGCT CTTGAAGCAATAGCACATCCTTTCTTTGATGAGATTCGGCAACCTAATGCTCGCCTACCAAATGGTCGACAATTACCACCTCTATTCAACTTCAAACAAGAG CTATCTGCAGCATCTCCCGAGTTAGTGAACAGGCTAATTCCTGATCATGTCAAGAGGCAAATCGGTCTACAAATTATACCACCTGTCACTGTCGGTGTCAGAACATAA